The Filimonas lacunae genomic sequence TAGTGCAGAAAGGGAAGGGTTTTACCGGCGATGTAAAATGGTTTGCTTTAGATCCTGAAAAGATTAAGGGCAACACACAGGAGCCGGGCAAGTTTACTGCTTATTGGAAAGAAACCATGCAGGAGCTGTCTGGTGTAAAGCCTGATTTTCGTGTTAAAAAGTGCGACAGCCTTAGTAAGGGTAAACGCAATGCTTATATTATCGAATTTACTTCACTGGATAGCATCACTATACGTGGGTATTATTTTGTGCCGCGCACTAAACAAAAGTATGCGGCATTATTGCATTTGCCGGGTTATGGCTATGGCTTTAATAAACTGGAATCATTTGTAAAAAGCAAAGAGAATGTGGCTGAACTGGCGCTTTGCGTAAGAGGGCATGGCATTAGCGCTGATGTTTTCAATCCCGGCTTTGATATACCGGGTGTATGGGGTTGGAACCTGCACAACGAAAAGCAACTGGCTTACCGCGCTATTTATATGGACTGTATCAGGGCTATTGAATTTTTACGCAGCCGGCCGGAGGTAGATGCTAAACGCATAGGTGTGCTAGGGAGCAGCCAGGGCGGTGGCCTTACTTTGGCTACTGCCGGTTTAATGCAGGAGAAGGTAAAGGCCTGTGCTTATTTTGATCCGTTCCCGTGCAGCATCAGAGACCTGGTAAAAGTGAGAAAGCTGTGTGTGGATGAGTGGAGCAGCTACCTGAAATATTACAACAACCCCATCTCTTTTGATGAGGCTATGGACATACAAGACCTGGTAGATACCCGGCTAATGGCTTCCCGCATCACTTGCAAGGCTTTTTACGCCACCGGACTGTTTGATGACGATTGCCCTTCAAGAGTCGGGTTTGCGGCCTATAATGCCATTAAAACTCCCAAAAAATACAGAGTGTACCCAGCTGACGGGCATTTGGGGGAATCTTCGCCTTATGCGGATATGATGCAATTTTTAAAACGGGAGTTACACTATTAATTCATCGGTTTTGTTTAGCAGCTATGGTTTGTTAACTTATTTAGCAAGCTTGCCTGTGCTTTACAGTCTATTCTCCTAGGCTGTATATAGCTTATTGTATG encodes the following:
- a CDS encoding acetylxylan esterase produces the protein MKYLLAAGLFFTCQASLSQNLLPLVWQISTSDTIVHSVDSDKLKDAGKVNLMLSWERQGYFYRTGTCRLAADFYMPASYADTALALNLRLPCHVKGLYVNGSFIGGDIANQFWTKRDEVRHFTLDKQLLLPGSWNRISIVADEFSYTGGKTNSLCSLTPVRAGNDKEKVSLSFSGGAFVFHKDAPFINIASIGAKGSDAEVFIVNDLHDTLYHTNVAVTDNKQELSLYVSHVITEPGFYECVVVQKGKGFTGDVKWFALDPEKIKGNTQEPGKFTAYWKETMQELSGVKPDFRVKKCDSLSKGKRNAYIIEFTSLDSITIRGYYFVPRTKQKYAALLHLPGYGYGFNKLESFVKSKENVAELALCVRGHGISADVFNPGFDIPGVWGWNLHNEKQLAYRAIYMDCIRAIEFLRSRPEVDAKRIGVLGSSQGGGLTLATAGLMQEKVKACAYFDPFPCSIRDLVKVRKLCVDEWSSYLKYYNNPISFDEAMDIQDLVDTRLMASRITCKAFYATGLFDDDCPSRVGFAAYNAIKTPKKYRVYPADGHLGESSPYADMMQFLKRELHY